The following coding sequences lie in one candidate division TA06 bacterium genomic window:
- a CDS encoding tetratricopeptide repeat protein, with product MVEDFVDQGQKLEKHGHLDQALNNYNQALEADPNNADAWFYRGRILSRTDQFEDAIQAYDNAIAIKPDYAKAWCNKGIVLGVLDRDEEALQALNQAIKLAPDFMEAWYNRGLALRDLGRYDEALADFDQALKIKPDNNDAWFSKGLTYKIMGRYDESLAAMAQALELYSDDGEVSLEKAKVHLLKNQAKEALNSIAKAIESDDDLKEVAKTDEELQALWESAEFKKLVS from the coding sequence ATGGTCGAAGATTTTGTAGACCAGGGGCAAAAGCTGGAAAAGCACGGGCACCTGGATCAGGCCCTCAACAACTATAACCAGGCGCTGGAGGCCGATCCCAACAACGCCGATGCCTGGTTTTACCGGGGCCGGATATTGAGCCGGACCGACCAGTTTGAAGACGCCATCCAGGCCTACGACAACGCCATCGCCATCAAGCCGGATTACGCCAAAGCCTGGTGCAACAAAGGCATTGTGCTGGGGGTGCTGGACCGTGACGAGGAGGCCCTGCAGGCCCTGAACCAGGCCATAAAACTGGCCCCCGATTTCATGGAGGCCTGGTATAACCGGGGCCTGGCCCTGCGCGATCTGGGCCGCTACGACGAGGCCCTGGCAGACTTTGACCAGGCGCTGAAAATAAAGCCAGACAATAACGACGCCTGGTTCAGCAAGGGGCTGACCTATAAGATCATGGGCAGGTACGACGAGTCGCTGGCGGCCATGGCCCAGGCTCTGGAGCTGTATTCGGACGACGGCGAGGTCTCGCTGGAAAAAGCCAAGGTTCACCTGCTGAAGAACCAGGCCAAGGAGGCGCTCAATTCCATTGCCAAGGCCATCGAGTCCGATGACGACCTCAAGGAGGTGGCCAAGACCGACGAGGAACTGCAGGCCCTGTGGGAGAGCGCGGAGTTTAAGAAATTAGTCAGCTAA